The sequence tcctctgattggtcagcagGCCGGTCGGGATGGAGCGTGTGCAGAACATCACACGTTCGGCCATCCGCAGGGCGTCCAACATCGAGGTGAACCCGCAGACCAAGCGCAACCTGCAGGACCTCTTCATCAACTTCTCCCTCATCCTCATCTGCCTGCTGCTCATCTACATCATCGTCCTGCTGATGTGATGCCCCCCGGGGGCCAACGGGCATGAACTGGACACTGGTTTAAGGGAGGGGCGGGGGGTTGGGGGGCGGAAACATTCGGGTATGTGGGCGGGATTTATTGGAGTCTATATGGAATACACTACATGTACAAATATTTTTGGACACTCTTTCAAATGAATGCTGAATTcagttactttaagttgcaccaattgctgacatTGCTTGTCTTGTCCCTATACTGCCCCTATACTATCGGTATACTGCCCCTATACTGCTTCTATACTGTGCCTATACTGCCCCTATACTCTGCCTAGACTATCCCATATACTGTCCTTATACTGCTCCAATACTGCCCCTATATTATCACTATGCTATCACATATATGTCCCTATAGTGCTCCTATATTGCCCCATATCATGTTCCTATACTGTCCCAATACTCTCCCTATACTGCCCAATACTGTCCCTATATTGTCCCCATACTGCCTCTATACTGTCCATATATTGCCAATATACTGTGCCTATACTGCCCTTATACTGCACTTTTAATGTCCCTATACTATCCCTATACAGTCCCTATACTGCTCCTTTACTGTCCCTGTACTGCCTCTATACTGCCCTTATACTTTCCTTATACTGTCCCTTATAATGTCCCTATATTATACCCACAATGTCCCTATACTGCTCCTATACTATCCCTATAATTTCAGTATACTGCCCCAATACTGTCCCTATACTGCTTCTAAACTGTGCCTGTACTGCACTTTTAATGTCCCTATACTATCCCTCTACAGTCCCTATACTGCCCTTATACTTTCCTTATACTGTCCCTTATAATGTCCTTATACTATACCCACAATGTCCCTATACTGCTCCTTTACTGTCCCTATACTGCCTCTATACTGCCCTTATAATGTCCTTATACTATACCCACAATGTCCCTATACTGCTCCTTTACTGTCCCTATACTGCCTCTATACTGCCCTTATACTGTCCCTTATAATGTCCCTATACTATACCCACAATGTACCCATATTGCCCCTATGCTGTCCCTTTACTACCCCTATACTGTCCTTATACTGCCATTATACTGTCTCCCTACTGCCCCTATATGAATAGTATTTCCTGGAACAGcagataaaaaaattaacatatgaCTATAGAGGGGTATTATGATATTGCAATCAAtcaacagtagagacagttactccaaaagcAAAAGCatacactctttttaatacccttaattacAAAAGGAACTAAAGAAACAAATGAGTAGGTGACacaatacttttgtacttttgtctACATTGCACACATGTTGTCATTGTTTGAACATGACCTCCCTTCTcccttttttgtattgtttttgttttgttttaaagacAGTAAAGATGTTCTTCACTTGTGTTTTGAATCTTTTGTCAAAATTATCTTTTGATCTGAcgaattaaatgataaaatgagcCAAAATCCTGTATCAGACCtcacactacaactcccataattcacctggccttgccatgagcactgtGGCCAGTGTTTAGTCAAcctaactcacaagataacaactcacaGAAATAACATCATACAGACTTTAAGTTTAATGTTCTTCCATCAATCTAGCTTCCATGGGACTGTCTACTCTAAAAGGGATCAGGGACAATTCTTGTATATTATAAAGGAgccatattatacctctttttacacaagttagaaaagGTCTATTTCTATATAAAACATGCTCATTAAGTTATAGACAAAAAATCACTCCTACATACTGTAAAAATTAAGATCTCACCAGCTGTAATCTTAGGTTaattccctttcagaatgagctgtttaatgGCTCTaacatttttatgcaaataagctattgCTGGCCACGCCACCTGTCTACGCTGAGCGTTTACACATACATTATTGTTTGTGTTACCTGATGCTAaattgaaagtacttacatctctctcatctgctgacttgccacggacagtaagtacagatccctccctcggacgaagtctgctggcaaaACCTTCAGTGTTATATCCGAGGTTGTGACTGTGGAAGGGTTGTGTGCATATTGCTACTCTATGCCTGCGACTGTGTGGGGAGTTTATttgagaaaaaggaaaaatggcgaaacaaaaaagaaagaaaaagaaattgaaaACAAATGAAAGAATATAGGCGATCAAACTGCAGGGACTTGGTTTGTATTATAAAACTGAAAGACTTTAAGATACTTAGGAAAAGGGGGACAAGTATGTTCTGAAGACTAGCgttgattcttttatttaaaaactaagaAGATGGAGAAAATGCAGAAATTTGAGGAAGAAAACAGACAGCAGCCTTCAGGGAGAACACCCAAAAAGACTTGATTAAGAAACTAACTAAGCGTAGTTTAACCTGAACTGAATCAGGACTCTGCACTGTCTAAACAGTGGGCagtccttaaaaaaaacactaaccagGTGTAATCAATCAGTCTGATTATGGactccctctagtggctggaggaccacgGCACAAGTGCCCCcttactaaataaactaaataaatggcTCCAAATTATGTCTTAACTAttcagatgctcttatctggggtgctgttaatttgtggtttctgattagggccagtttcatcattatgacTCAGGAtcattatgttatttttttaatccctgccataatatggattagaactatactcaaatagggctattcactgtataccaactctgtcTTTACATAAACTGTTACTACAAAATTTGCTAGTGGATTATAGTTTAGTAATAATCAGCAGCACAGTATCAGTATtggctgatactcagcattaagagactcgGATCAGATTGGGGTTAAAATAATATTGATTGGAACATCCCtactactgtatttactgtatatttcctCAGTATAACACTAATATTAGAGTAAAGCAAATATAATTCCTATAAAAAGCGGgaaacctactgtactctctctctctcagactccggctgctgatggagaggcAGCATGacttactgtactctctctctctcagactccagctgctgatggagaggcAGCATGacttactgtactctctctctcagactccagctgctgatgtagaagcagCATGGCCTACTGTAGTTTCTCTATTGCGCTCCaactgctgatggagaagcagcattacctactgtactctctcagactccggctgctgatggagaagcagcatggcCTAAtgtactctctctgtctctctctctctctcagactccggctgctgatggtactctctctgtctctctctctcagactccggctgctgatggagaagcagcatggcctactgtactctccctctctctcagactccggctgctgatgtagaagcagcatgacctactgtactctctctctctctctcggactccggctgctgatggagaggcagcatgacctactgtactctctctctctcggactccggctgcagATGGATAAGCAGCAtggcctactgtactctctctctctctctctctctctcagactccggctgctgatggagaagcagcatggcctactgtactctctctctctctctctctctcagactccggctgctgatggagaaacagcgtaacctactgtactctctctctctcagactccggctgctgatggagaagcagcatggcctactgtactctctctctctctctctctcggactccggctgctgatggataaGCAGCAtggcctactgtactctctctctctctctctctcagactccggctgctgatggagaagcagcattgcctactgtactctctctctctctctctctctctctctcagactctggctgctgatggagaaacagcatgacctactgtactctctctctctctctctctctctctctctctctctctctctctctcagactccggctgctgatggagaagcagcatggcCTACTGtactctcagactccggctgctgatggagaagcagcatgacctactatactctctctctgactccggctgctgatggagaactAACTAAATGTTGCAATCCAACACAATTTACAGCACACACATTTGATACACACATCGTTTTACAATCGATGGTTTATTGTTTGTAACAAGAcaatagaatataaatataaacactgtGCAATTTATTTTGAAAACTGGCAAGACACTGGTATTCCAACAGTTTCGGTCCATCGAGAAAAAGAGCTGTAATCTGTGAACATAGTTATATCAGATGTGGATCCCCCTCTTATATTGCATAAATGCCCCCCGTCAAAAATCTGATATTGTCCAAAATAATTCAATAATcgaatacaaataaattaaataacagtaataaataaaaatcaggaGTGGAATTCACAGTGAAGTGTTGAACACAGACTAATGGAGTATTGAAACCGCTATGTTTCACATGCTCTTCAGCTGCGCGAGTCGGAGAACCAGAGTCAGAGTCAGAAGGAGAAGTACTGAGAGGTCAGATCCTGCGGCGGCTCCTCGGATgacgatgctgctgctgctgctgatgctgcctcGGCCGACTCGTCCTCCTCACGAGggctgcaggacacacacacacacacacacacacacacacacacacacagaagaatcAACCAGCAAATGTTATGCTACAGGAAGCTACAGCACAGGAACAGCAGTACAAATGTACTGTTTaaaaattttgaataaaaatctgaatttaaaGCTCTTTATCTGGGCTGTAAGTGTAGAGTATATTTCCTCAGTATATCACTATTATTAgaattaatgtaaatataattccCATAAAAAGCAGGTTTTTACATCACAGATTCACAGTGTGTGTAAAGAGCACACTCCAATTTCTTAGATCAGAGCAATACTTAAAACTCTGATTTATTGATGAAGAGAGCTGGATTTTTACTCTTAACCAGAGCATACCCACTCACTCGCTATCACTAGCTATGCTCCCGACACTAGGAGGGTCaggacaagtgcatgcctcctcccatacatgtgaagtcatggGAGAgtgcgccacctactgtacccacccagagagaaacagcatgaccaactgtactctctctctgactccggctgctgatggagaagcatgACTGTCAATTTTTAGGCTATTCACAATTACAGTATTTCTAAGTGTAAGATAAATAACTTGTAAATCAGTGTAGACTAAGATAGAAGAAGCTTTATATGCTTGGACAGGAGAATACACCCAAACCAATAGAGCCCTAAGTAtaagtcaaaagttttaaaacaccccaCATTTTAAAAGGAAGTACACTGGTATTGCTGAGGTCATTGCTGATTTTCATGGGTGGGCTCCATGTGGTTATATCCCACCTTTTTTATCTCACAATGTTTCCAGCTTGATATagggcatatcagtgtgtcttcgctatcgtaacgacaggaaaagtacaccttgcacagcttaaaatgcacaaaagtccTCTTaatttatgggtgtgttttgggtgtaacttgCAATAAATCAATAAGTGCGAatttggcgaattgctattttaatgtcgCAGCTATCTGTTTTCaaatcactgccaagatagcaatgaacgtctgactgttgaagtctgtctgggttgtattcagtcagtgtagcaactgtgttttctgttgccaaggtagcaatacgccaaaaatgtatttgaacatacctcatttccagaacaccacgcccatcagtgtagatatattcagaagctctgctgctgtttaaactatTTAAGGTATAAAAATATACTGTTAAATAAGGGAATTATATACTGattatatactgaaaaattaggGGTGTtgtaaaacttttgaccaataccTTACATAActctacacaactacacaaccgTATCCAacataaacagcaaaaacaacataAACACAGAAGGTGTGAAGGTGTGAGAAGGGGACGGATGATCAGAtgaggatcacacacacacacacacactcgtacacacacacgcactcacagtGATGAGACATGCAAACCCCGCCCCCCAAAATAATAAAGGTCTGGTGCTGGCGGAGGGCCAGGGCATGCTTTTTTTTGCATTCCAATGCCATTTTAGAGATCACACACTGCTGATGTGAATGCCAGAGGCCAGTCTGTGGAGACACACTGTGCTGAAGATGCTGTGAACTTGCTGCAGAACACAGAGTTGGGTTCTAATGTGCAGAAACGGTTCCATGCTGACCGAGACCAGGAACACAGAACATTCTACACTGTGCATTAGATCAGGGGTGGCACGATACCAGCTGGTCATGTCCGATACCGATACTGCATCCTTCACTATCTATCCTATCTGTTAGACCACAAGTTTAATAATGTACTAGTGCACctcaaaaatttgaatatcatggaaaagttactttatttcagtaatttggtTCTAAATGTAAAActcttatatagatgtattacacacagagagatctattttaagtatttatttcttttacagccaatgaaaatctaaaaatcagtgtctctgaaaattaaaatattatataagacaagtgctaagtcctgctggaaaatgagatccgcatctccgtaaaagttaaagtcagcagagggaagcatgaggaaagtgctgtaattttttttggaaaacactgcactgactttgcgcttgatataacacagtggagcaacaccagcagatgctgatttcattgtccagcaggactcggcacactgcccacactgccaaaagtaccaattggtcttattatataatattaaaattttctgagacactgttttttggggtttaataaactcttaaaatagatcactctgtgtttaatacatctatataatatatgagtttcacatttttaactgaattactgaaataaagtaacttttcgatgatattaaaacatttttttgagatgcactagtatgatTATATTttaagtggacagtgcagtgcagtgggtgtaatgattgtgaccgtaAGCATCTGGCTAAATTTGTCCTTTAGCTTTCATGGTACATTTTATGGTACGTCATGGGACAgggtttttagtttatttgttattataaGCTACTCAATCACACAATACCTTCAGTTATAAATATCATCAAAATTGCGTTTTCTGCATGAATCTgacaatgtttaataataaatttacctcaggactgcattttctaagatttttttaaaaacttgtAAAGACCTAAAGATTATTTATTAcatctttatttttgtttgtgattATTTCCTTGAACACTTGGGCATTTTGTCGACATACATaggttactgttactgttttttgTCAGTGAaaattgttatgttttaatgtttcattttaaCAAACTTACAGTGCTTAAATATCCGGAATAAGAGCTGGAAAAATGTTGTGTGTTTAAAAACTTTTGACCACTACCATAAATCGTCATACATTATCAAACTAACTTATTTTGCTTGTAAACAGTTCAAATCTacctttttcattttaattacttcattactttacttcattttattttatttacttcatttttatttGAACTTCTTGCCAACGGTGGTTAAGCAATATACTGGCAACATACTGTTTACTgcaaagtgtaatttttttacaattgttttttttttttacaattacttacatttga is a genomic window of Astyanax mexicanus isolate ESR-SI-001 chromosome 14, AstMex3_surface, whole genome shotgun sequence containing:
- the LOC103044865 gene encoding cardiac phospholamban, encoding MERVQNITRSAIRRASNIEVNPQTKRNLQDLFINFSLILICLLLIYIIVLLM